A genomic region of Candidatus Methylacidiphilales bacterium contains the following coding sequences:
- a CDS encoding helix-turn-helix domain-containing protein — MKTTASDRSTLRKADPGLTRGAEAKQVVMGFCSGRHLAQPMHKPHMHQELEWNYLPRGSLVYLAGGRWVRVPERRLTVFWAAAPHQVIEVHTPEPFYWFTLPFAWFLQWGIPRNFTEALLGGRFMIDAVEDPCDALQIPRWHRDMRTAHPERLRIVELELEARLRRFVLGRRTPSTPERVGNPGPLSAVRQMAEEIARRYREPLTIAEIVRPTGLNPHYAMTLFRRTCAMSLLDYLIQHRIFHARRLLVTTPMKILDVALESGFGSLSRFNEAFVRANLCTPRDYRKNNLHPATVVEKKSRS, encoded by the coding sequence ATGAAAACGACCGCATCTGACCGTTCCACACTTCGAAAGGCCGATCCGGGCCTTACGCGGGGCGCGGAAGCCAAGCAAGTTGTCATGGGTTTCTGCAGTGGACGACACTTGGCGCAGCCGATGCACAAACCCCATATGCACCAGGAGCTGGAATGGAACTACCTTCCCCGCGGCAGCCTGGTGTATCTGGCCGGGGGAAGATGGGTGCGCGTTCCCGAGCGTCGTCTCACCGTCTTTTGGGCGGCCGCCCCACACCAAGTGATCGAGGTCCACACGCCGGAACCTTTCTACTGGTTCACCCTCCCCTTTGCCTGGTTCCTCCAGTGGGGCATTCCCCGGAATTTCACCGAAGCCCTGCTCGGCGGCCGTTTCATGATCGATGCGGTGGAAGATCCCTGCGATGCGCTGCAGATCCCACGTTGGCACCGGGATATGCGGACGGCGCACCCCGAGCGTCTGCGAATTGTGGAACTGGAGCTGGAAGCCAGGCTGCGACGCTTCGTCCTCGGCCGTCGCACCCCATCCACACCCGAGCGGGTCGGAAACCCCGGTCCCCTTTCCGCTGTCCGCCAGATGGCGGAGGAAATCGCCCGGCGCTACCGGGAGCCTCTAACGATCGCCGAGATCGTCCGTCCCACGGGATTGAATCCCCACTACGCCATGACACTCTTCCGCCGCACCTGCGCCATGAGCCTGCTGGACTACCTCATTCAACACCGGATCTTCCATGCACGTCGTCTGCTCGTAACCACGCCGATGAAGATCCTGGACGTGGCGCTGGAAAGTGGCTTTGGATCCCTCAGCCGTTTCAACGAGGCCTTCGTCCGGGCCAACCTATGCACCCCCCGGGATTACCGGAAAAACAACCTCCACCCGGCCACTGTCGTCGAAAAAAAGAGCCGCTCCTGA
- a CDS encoding PEP-CTERM sorting domain-containing protein, with protein MRENFLRRVSLLVLSMILMGAGLTRLQGAIINIDFNAYSASTNSFPGGVENYTGQGAVSDPGNNGWNYFLINGLATPATLTDLTTSTGAGTGISLTVNAASAYNEGYSNDLFQEYIIAAGGGSSWTLQNLTPGQSYDLYFYSQPAQYSGSASFTVGANTVNVNSVSNNTGFNLGTSYNTLTAVADGTGQITGSYTGNWNGLTIATIPEPGTYVLLAAGLVGVFVLRRRLKATAA; from the coding sequence ATGAGAGAAAACTTCCTACGCCGTGTCTCGCTGTTGGTTTTGTCCATGATCTTGATGGGGGCGGGGCTGACCCGGCTCCAAGGAGCGATCATCAACATCGACTTCAATGCCTACTCCGCCTCCACCAACAGCTTTCCGGGTGGGGTAGAAAATTATACCGGGCAGGGTGCGGTCTCCGATCCCGGGAACAACGGCTGGAACTATTTTTTGATCAATGGACTGGCCACTCCGGCCACGCTCACCGACCTCACGACCTCGACGGGGGCGGGCACGGGGATCAGCCTGACGGTCAATGCAGCCAGTGCCTACAATGAGGGCTATTCCAACGATCTCTTCCAGGAATACATCATCGCGGCTGGTGGCGGAAGCAGTTGGACCTTGCAGAATCTCACTCCCGGGCAATCGTATGACCTCTACTTTTATTCCCAGCCCGCGCAGTATTCCGGCTCGGCGAGCTTTACTGTCGGCGCGAATACGGTGAACGTCAATTCCGTCAGCAACAACACCGGTTTCAATCTAGGTACTAGTTACAATACCCTCACGGCGGTGGCGGATGGTACCGGCCAAATCACCGGAAGTTATACCGGAAACTGGAATGGTCTGACCATTGCCACCATTCCCGAGCCGGGCACTTATGTTTTGCTCGCAGCGGGGTTGGTAGGAGTGTTCGTGCTACGCCGTCGGCTCAAGGCAACAGCGGCCTGA
- a CDS encoding LacI family DNA-binding transcriptional regulator, with protein sequence MKKSRISLRELAKMANCHYTTVSRALKGHPGIPQETRERIEKLAQTHHYRPDPALGALNAYRNSKRKKHFQGTLAWLDFFPGRAQTMEVYPRTWRGCVAHADTLGYQVEMFWGGDPAMKGNRLSRILRQRGIQGLLFAPLPNPGLKLEMEWEWFSCVSLSPSLLQPQMHAAYCNQFESMRMMVRELYLMGYRRLALAMEEAHDERVRFSWTAGFIAGTHHLGIERKDAILRTAGYRTWDLSVFESWVRKTRPDVIIAADYDFRPVLAEMGLRVPEDIGCVWTDPRGFGPEAGGLDQQFGLMAQSAVNFVVAMIQRAETGLPTEPLQVMNSSLWVPGSTVRQQEVNSSHRI encoded by the coding sequence ATGAAGAAAAGCCGAATCAGTCTGCGTGAGTTGGCAAAAATGGCGAATTGTCATTATACGACCGTGTCCCGGGCCCTGAAGGGGCATCCGGGGATACCGCAGGAGACCCGGGAACGGATCGAGAAGCTGGCCCAAACGCACCACTATCGTCCCGATCCCGCCCTCGGGGCCCTTAACGCCTACCGTAACAGCAAGCGCAAGAAACACTTCCAAGGGACGCTGGCCTGGTTGGATTTTTTCCCGGGCCGTGCCCAAACTATGGAAGTGTATCCGCGGACCTGGCGGGGCTGCGTGGCCCATGCCGATACCTTGGGTTATCAAGTGGAGATGTTCTGGGGTGGGGACCCCGCCATGAAAGGCAACCGGCTCAGCCGCATCCTGCGGCAACGGGGTATTCAAGGACTGCTGTTTGCTCCCCTGCCAAATCCGGGCCTCAAGCTCGAGATGGAATGGGAGTGGTTTTCCTGCGTGTCCCTCAGCCCCTCGCTCCTCCAGCCCCAGATGCATGCTGCCTACTGCAATCAGTTCGAATCCATGCGCATGATGGTGCGCGAACTTTACCTGATGGGTTACCGACGCCTGGCCCTGGCGATGGAAGAGGCACATGATGAACGGGTGCGTTTTTCCTGGACGGCAGGGTTCATTGCCGGAACCCACCATCTGGGGATCGAGCGGAAGGACGCCATCCTTCGCACGGCTGGATACCGGACATGGGATTTATCGGTTTTTGAGTCCTGGGTCCGGAAGACGAGGCCCGACGTGATCATAGCCGCCGATTATGATTTCCGCCCGGTCTTGGCCGAGATGGGACTGCGGGTGCCGGAGGATATCGGGTGTGTCTGGACGGATCCCCGGGGCTTCGGACCGGAGGCGGGCGGCCTGGACCAGCAATTTGGTTTGATGGCGCAATCGGCGGTGAACTTTGTCGTGGCCATGATCCAGCGGGCGGAAACGGGGCTGCCGACCGAACCCCTCCAAGTCATGAACAGCTCGCTTTGGGTGCCCGGCTCCACGGTTCGCCAGCAAGAAGTTAATTCTTCCCACAGAATCTGA
- a CDS encoding PEP-CTERM sorting domain-containing protein (PEP-CTERM proteins occur, often in large numbers, in the proteomes of bacteria that also encode an exosortase, a predicted intramembrane cysteine proteinase. The presence of a PEP-CTERM domain at a protein's C-terminus predicts cleavage within the sorting domain, followed by covalent anchoring to some some component of the (usually Gram-negative) cell surface. Many PEP-CTERM proteins exhibit an unusual sequence composition that includes large numbers of potential glycosylation sites. Expression of one such protein has been shown restore the ability of a bacterium to form floc, a type of biofilm.), whose amino-acid sequence MKNLETIPLKSLVSAIVLLAMLGTASAQIIVRPTAVSETGLGTAGGSLVNIIDGSGLSAAMNTGDAYTGTWSTHSTGGGGDAWISAFYPNGTNSMTFTLGGAYTLQGFNLWQYNETGYTVRSFNGFSISTSTDGVNFNSTGITLTSANLPQAPGVSTYTGIYTTLSGTNLTGVTHVRFENISSYAGDNPEFYIRGASEVRFVAVPEPSTWALLTLGGAVLVVLRRRSLRRSAG is encoded by the coding sequence ATGAAAAACCTCGAAACAATCCCCCTGAAATCCCTCGTCTCAGCCATAGTCCTGCTGGCCATGCTCGGCACGGCATCGGCCCAGATCATCGTCCGGCCCACTGCAGTCAGCGAAACCGGTCTGGGCACGGCCGGGGGATCTCTGGTCAACATCATCGATGGCAGCGGGCTTTCGGCTGCGATGAATACGGGTGACGCCTATACCGGCACGTGGAGCACCCACAGCACCGGCGGTGGCGGCGATGCCTGGATCTCTGCATTTTATCCCAATGGCACCAACTCCATGACCTTCACCCTGGGGGGAGCCTACACCCTGCAGGGCTTCAACCTCTGGCAATACAATGAAACCGGCTATACGGTCCGCAGTTTCAATGGTTTCTCCATTTCCACCTCCACCGACGGCGTGAATTTCAACTCCACCGGAATCACCCTCACTTCCGCCAATTTACCCCAAGCCCCCGGCGTCTCTACCTACACGGGGATCTACACCACCTTGTCAGGGACCAACCTGACCGGCGTGACCCATGTGCGTTTTGAAAACATTTCTTCCTACGCGGGGGACAACCCGGAGTTTTACATCCGCGGGGCTTCGGAAGTGCGCTTTGTGGCGGTTCCCGAACCCAGCACCTGGGCGCTGCTAACCCTGGGTGGGGCGGTGTTGGTTGTCCTGCGTCGGCGCAGCCTTCGACGTTCTGCGGGATAA
- a CDS encoding Gfo/Idh/MocA family oxidoreductase, which translates to MKRLKVCIVGAGQFSPCFIPLYQAHPWVGEVALCESHPGRLSEVGDLFGLTMRYRDFGEVLRSDIDAVALFTSRWSHAPLALQALQEGKHVYSAVPAATTLEELQALIEAVRRTGLIYMLGETSHYYGNRLYCKEQWDAGKFGHFVYGEGEYYHDMSHGFYEAFQFAGGDHWKSQASFPPMLYPTHSVAMVLSVTGARMTHVSCLGYTDRHEDGIFRAEVSRWGNCFSNQSALFRTSDGGMARINEFRRVGQSGGRSVRLSLYGTEGSFEEQSNGAIWTDRTSHKPVAIEDEVRCGGVHSHAEWTQIQVNVALENDFRSGFGRIHQKYRSRLPESYRIQPNGHEGSHQFLTDDFITAVVRGVQPDLNIWTAARYNAPGIVAHQSSQKDGEQCVIPDFGNLPGRV; encoded by the coding sequence ATGAAAAGGCTCAAAGTTTGCATCGTCGGGGCGGGACAATTTTCCCCCTGCTTCATACCGCTCTACCAAGCCCACCCGTGGGTGGGGGAGGTGGCCTTGTGCGAATCCCATCCGGGCCGGTTGTCCGAAGTGGGGGATTTGTTCGGACTGACGATGCGTTACCGGGATTTCGGGGAGGTCTTGCGGAGTGACATTGATGCCGTGGCCCTCTTTACATCCCGCTGGAGCCATGCCCCTCTGGCCCTCCAAGCGTTGCAGGAGGGCAAGCATGTGTATTCCGCCGTTCCTGCGGCGACGACCCTGGAGGAATTGCAGGCTCTGATCGAGGCGGTCCGGCGGACGGGGCTGATTTACATGCTGGGCGAAACCTCCCATTACTACGGCAACCGGCTTTACTGCAAGGAACAGTGGGATGCCGGGAAATTTGGCCACTTCGTCTATGGCGAGGGCGAGTATTACCACGACATGTCGCACGGGTTTTACGAAGCCTTCCAATTCGCCGGCGGGGACCATTGGAAATCCCAGGCGAGTTTTCCGCCGATGCTCTACCCCACCCACTCGGTAGCGATGGTGCTTTCGGTCACGGGAGCCCGCATGACCCATGTCTCGTGCCTGGGCTACACCGACCGCCACGAGGATGGAATTTTCCGGGCCGAGGTCAGTCGGTGGGGCAATTGTTTTTCGAACCAATCCGCGCTTTTTCGCACGAGCGATGGCGGGATGGCGCGCATCAATGAATTCCGCCGTGTCGGCCAGAGCGGGGGACGCTCCGTGCGGCTGAGCCTCTATGGCACGGAGGGCTCTTTCGAGGAACAAAGCAACGGGGCAATCTGGACCGACCGCACCTCTCACAAGCCGGTAGCTATCGAAGACGAGGTGCGTTGCGGGGGGGTGCACAGCCATGCGGAGTGGACCCAGATCCAGGTGAATGTGGCTTTGGAAAATGACTTCCGCAGCGGCTTCGGCCGGATCCATCAAAAATACCGCAGCCGCCTCCCCGAGAGTTACCGCATCCAACCGAACGGCCATGAGGGGTCGCACCAGTTCCTTACGGATGATTTCATCACCGCGGTGGTGCGGGGGGTGCAGCCGGATTTGAACATCTGGACGGCGGCGCGATACAACGCGCCCGGCATCGTGGCCCACCAATCTTCCCAGAAGGATGGGGAGCAATGCGTCATTCCGGATTTTGGGAATCTTCCGGGGAGGGTTTGA
- a CDS encoding LacI family DNA-binding transcriptional regulator translates to MSRPLQTEVAARLGMSQSTVSLALRGSPRLPLGTRKRVEEAARSLGYQPDPMAAALARHRHDSSPHGYLGHMAMISSSPMRLRMVPSPNKDSFREFDFMTQQAARRGYQLERVCIGTDSGEQKKWSRQLSARGFMGLFLVEGETPAESWAIDWDHFCVVDIDGLAGSRLFPSVFSHHFQSMMEVMRQLKLRGYRRPGLWLDELYNQVEAWDSWRGAFAVKSPEYFGTALMQTDPEESLNVWLRKHKPDVVITFGDGFQSARWQEKGYHLPKRVGLCGLDVDPQRNPQVSGIYQDKQREVLAALQLMESLIRNRSRGCQPLVAGTCLMGEWQEGTTLRPARST, encoded by the coding sequence ATGAGCCGGCCGCTGCAGACGGAGGTTGCGGCGAGACTGGGCATGAGCCAGTCCACGGTTTCCCTGGCATTGCGGGGGAGTCCCCGTTTGCCTTTAGGAACCCGGAAGCGGGTGGAAGAGGCGGCCCGCAGCCTGGGCTACCAGCCGGATCCGATGGCCGCGGCACTTGCCCGCCACCGCCACGATTCGAGTCCCCATGGATACCTCGGTCACATGGCCATGATTTCCTCCTCTCCAATGCGCCTCCGGATGGTGCCATCACCGAACAAAGACAGCTTCCGTGAGTTTGACTTCATGACCCAGCAGGCCGCCCGCCGGGGTTACCAACTGGAGAGAGTCTGCATTGGCACCGACTCCGGGGAGCAAAAGAAGTGGTCCCGCCAGCTGTCCGCCCGCGGGTTCATGGGCTTGTTCCTCGTCGAGGGGGAAACGCCGGCAGAGTCCTGGGCCATCGATTGGGATCATTTTTGCGTCGTCGACATTGATGGCTTGGCCGGTTCGCGTTTGTTCCCCTCTGTCTTCAGCCACCACTTCCAATCGATGATGGAAGTCATGCGGCAATTGAAACTCCGGGGTTACCGTCGTCCGGGTCTGTGGTTGGATGAATTGTATAATCAAGTCGAGGCATGGGATTCGTGGAGAGGTGCTTTTGCCGTCAAATCACCCGAGTATTTCGGAACCGCATTGATGCAGACCGATCCGGAAGAATCGCTGAATGTCTGGTTACGAAAGCACAAGCCGGATGTGGTCATTACGTTCGGAGACGGGTTTCAATCGGCCCGTTGGCAGGAAAAGGGATATCACCTGCCCAAGCGGGTCGGTTTGTGCGGACTCGATGTGGATCCTCAAAGAAACCCACAAGTTTCCGGTATCTATCAGGACAAGCAACGCGAGGTCCTGGCCGCCCTGCAATTGATGGAAAGTCTGATCCGCAACCGTAGTCGTGGATGCCAGCCCCTCGTCGCGGGAACCTGCCTGATGGGGGAATGGCAGGAAGGGACAACCCTTCGGCCAGCGCGTTCTACGTGA
- a CDS encoding sialate O-acetylesterase has product MILGGLLGAGLCAMPCEAVAAPRPSALFAPGCVLPRECGAVVFGDQAVAGEEVRVGCNNQWGSVMADANGRWEVSLPPLQAGGPYVLVIEAASGTVRVEDVLVGDVWLCAGQSNMANGMKDSLASEWKEAQQQAPDHQLRWLNVPLGRSPQPETRIKGDARWMVSQPGTLGGCSAVGWQFGRHLRQELDVPVGLVVAAWGGTQAQGWIPREALQVYDTPLVAKYDAWRLAQAKETEKENDPSGTESKPPFGHSDTPMEIYHAVIHPLVPARFTGVLWYQGEQDAGRGRAYVQSLRALVEGWRSVFRQPDLPFLIVQLPAYGGQYSGGFVGIRDAQAEAVRLIPRTALVVTIDQGDPEDIHPKAKAEVGRRAALAARGGVHGQKVAWKSPEVIGVVAEGSSVLRVQFDTMNQALKSLDDQPLRSFEVVGAGGEFKSARAEIDARQRDVVWVWSSEVDHPTVVRYAVAPDPRANLETGDGLAVGPFKRRVSE; this is encoded by the coding sequence TTGATCCTGGGTGGGCTCCTGGGTGCCGGGTTGTGCGCCATGCCCTGTGAGGCGGTGGCGGCACCACGGCCGTCCGCGTTGTTTGCGCCCGGCTGCGTGCTACCGAGGGAATGCGGTGCGGTGGTGTTTGGCGACCAGGCCGTGGCGGGCGAGGAAGTGAGAGTGGGATGCAACAACCAATGGGGCAGTGTCATGGCCGATGCTAACGGGAGGTGGGAGGTGTCTCTTCCGCCCTTGCAGGCCGGCGGTCCCTACGTGCTGGTGATTGAGGCTGCCTCGGGAACGGTGAGAGTCGAGGACGTGCTTGTGGGTGACGTGTGGTTATGTGCGGGGCAATCCAACATGGCCAACGGGATGAAAGACTCCCTGGCATCGGAGTGGAAAGAGGCGCAACAACAGGCCCCGGATCACCAATTGCGCTGGCTGAATGTTCCTCTGGGGCGCAGTCCACAACCGGAAACCCGGATCAAGGGGGATGCGCGCTGGATGGTTTCGCAGCCGGGGACCCTGGGTGGGTGTTCGGCTGTGGGGTGGCAGTTTGGCCGCCATCTGAGGCAGGAACTGGATGTGCCTGTAGGCTTGGTGGTGGCCGCCTGGGGAGGGACCCAGGCCCAGGGTTGGATTCCCCGGGAGGCCTTGCAGGTTTACGACACCCCTTTGGTGGCCAAGTATGATGCTTGGCGTCTTGCTCAGGCAAAGGAAACAGAGAAAGAAAACGACCCCTCCGGCACGGAAAGCAAACCTCCTTTTGGACACAGCGATACACCGATGGAAATTTACCATGCGGTGATTCATCCACTTGTGCCTGCGAGATTTACCGGGGTGCTCTGGTATCAGGGTGAACAAGATGCGGGTCGGGGTCGGGCTTATGTCCAATCCTTGCGGGCGCTGGTGGAAGGATGGCGCTCGGTGTTCCGGCAACCGGATCTTCCCTTCCTGATCGTTCAACTGCCGGCTTATGGCGGCCAGTACTCTGGCGGTTTTGTCGGCATCCGCGATGCCCAAGCCGAAGCCGTCCGTTTGATTCCCCGGACGGCGTTGGTGGTGACCATTGACCAAGGGGACCCCGAGGACATCCACCCGAAAGCCAAAGCGGAAGTCGGTCGGCGGGCGGCACTGGCCGCGCGGGGTGGGGTTCATGGGCAGAAAGTGGCCTGGAAGTCCCCTGAAGTGATTGGGGTGGTTGCGGAAGGTTCCTCAGTGCTCCGCGTTCAATTCGATACCATGAACCAGGCATTGAAGAGCTTGGATGACCAACCCCTGCGCAGCTTTGAAGTGGTGGGGGCAGGGGGAGAATTCAAATCCGCCCGGGCTGAGATCGATGCGCGCCAACGGGACGTGGTATGGGTATGGTCCAGTGAAGTGGATCATCCGACGGTCGTTCGCTATGCCGTCGCACCCGATCCCCGGGCCAATTTGGAGACCGGTGATGGATTGGCCGTTGGTCCCTTCAAGCGACGTGTATCTGAATGA
- a CDS encoding LacI family DNA-binding transcriptional regulator: protein MKPRIRLIDVARASGVSVSTASTALHGSGRGVAVSTLERVRQVARDLGYVPDPIGRALVKQAPASSGIFRGTVALLVHDRTDKGRQYLDWHTSRLAGRQNLRHLLAEEGYQLEAFILPAEQKALTALARVLRARGICGLLVELNNTLFELEFPWDDYPVAALSRHPLEREFPSVISHTAQDAILCWKQCHDRGYQKIGLVIEPRWFASWQHGFEVAVEAYGGGFKNNILRVEEWDESIFMKWLDRVQPDVVMANEGFHLVRALAARGISVPQDLGYCCLHVREGFETLTGIYQRETESSRRVVELLHQQIQAGETWRTSSQLNIDVMGLWHEGETLRPLKK, encoded by the coding sequence GTGAAACCACGCATCCGATTGATTGATGTGGCCCGGGCGTCCGGTGTCAGTGTATCCACTGCGAGCACCGCGCTCCATGGCAGTGGCCGGGGTGTGGCCGTGTCCACGTTGGAACGGGTGCGCCAGGTGGCGCGGGATTTGGGTTACGTCCCCGATCCCATCGGTCGGGCCTTGGTCAAACAGGCACCCGCGTCGTCCGGGATTTTCCGCGGCACGGTGGCCCTGTTGGTCCATGACCGGACAGACAAAGGGCGCCAGTATCTGGACTGGCACACCTCCAGACTTGCGGGACGGCAGAACCTGCGACATTTATTGGCGGAAGAGGGCTACCAGTTGGAGGCCTTCATCCTGCCCGCGGAACAGAAGGCCCTCACCGCCCTGGCTCGTGTCCTCCGGGCCCGTGGCATCTGTGGCTTGCTGGTGGAATTGAACAACACCCTCTTCGAGTTGGAGTTTCCTTGGGACGATTACCCCGTAGCGGCCCTGTCCCGTCATCCCTTGGAGCGGGAATTTCCCTCGGTCATCAGCCACACCGCCCAAGACGCCATCCTCTGTTGGAAGCAATGCCACGACCGGGGGTATCAAAAAATCGGGTTGGTGATTGAGCCCCGCTGGTTTGCCTCCTGGCAGCATGGCTTTGAAGTGGCGGTGGAAGCCTATGGCGGGGGATTCAAAAACAACATCCTGCGCGTGGAGGAATGGGATGAGTCGATTTTCATGAAGTGGCTGGACCGGGTGCAGCCCGATGTGGTCATGGCCAACGAGGGATTTCACTTGGTGCGCGCGCTGGCCGCGCGGGGAATCTCCGTGCCGCAAGACCTGGGCTACTGCTGCCTGCATGTTCGCGAGGGCTTCGAAACCCTGACTGGCATTTACCAACGCGAAACCGAATCCAGCCGCCGGGTGGTGGAATTGCTCCACCAGCAGATCCAGGCGGGTGAAACCTGGCGCACCAGCTCCCAGCTGAATATAGACGTCATGGGCCTCTGGCACGAGGGCGAAACCCTGCGCCCACTCAAAAAGTAA
- a CDS encoding alpha-galactosidase codes for MNVVLSSVEVHIEGVGAGGLPGAELCRTVLTERVSTWVVHFEAANARDMARYRAVFRLAFPDILPLRVHHHSFPRLHREMTLPVDRGLGSEGLPRTGFASPGAYDLLPGHQDMALHNAFVVFQPGGAGVLFGPLTESRSKAGYSWKRIGDRVVEVAVEYDFPGLSDWPLAAGRSFVGESLYLEILPDPVTFGTEVFANYHAALRERGLAGRIHLGPNARHELFWGTWNEGIERQVDEALILREACWLAQNIPQVRWIQIDDGYETDADTHSTPAANLGGHWREEDAWCRRRFPRGMRALAEDIRALGLRPMIWFSPSCSVHSALYQSHPEYFIPNSVLHFETNLVFADYSRQEVRDITRRALDRLFVEWGFEGIKLDFWTYGFDQTRMTLSGRQATNVEWMQWLETEIRQRLPADGLMLSCLEPANGNPFRSRVWDQHRIGPDIGGVGPELMEEIAVWTAALVGLKETQRHFWIPEADGLSLFRHKDVPDATFRLFTAFMVATGTATELAGKLSEQTHDPRMPSFLDAVALVRFGQRVNCPGYDWTENRGRAPHTWVRHAEDLQRVVALTNWDACPRTVQVTAADLDCHPGAALREVFSGATASLPLGRTIGPHDAELWTLV; via the coding sequence ATGAATGTTGTTTTGTCGTCGGTCGAAGTCCATATCGAAGGCGTTGGGGCTGGCGGCCTGCCGGGCGCGGAGTTGTGCCGCACCGTGCTTACGGAGCGAGTTTCCACCTGGGTGGTTCACTTCGAGGCCGCGAACGCCCGGGATATGGCCCGCTACAGGGCGGTGTTCCGCTTGGCGTTCCCCGACATCCTGCCGTTGCGAGTGCATCATCACTCTTTTCCTCGCCTGCACCGGGAGATGACACTGCCAGTAGACCGTGGCTTGGGAAGCGAGGGATTGCCGCGCACGGGATTCGCTTCTCCGGGTGCGTATGATCTACTCCCCGGGCACCAGGACATGGCACTGCACAATGCCTTCGTGGTTTTCCAACCCGGCGGGGCCGGTGTGCTTTTCGGACCCCTGACCGAGTCGCGCTCCAAAGCGGGGTACTCATGGAAGCGGATCGGCGACCGGGTCGTCGAGGTGGCGGTCGAGTATGATTTTCCCGGCCTTTCAGACTGGCCGTTGGCCGCGGGACGATCCTTTGTCGGGGAATCGCTCTACTTGGAAATCCTCCCCGATCCGGTCACTTTTGGCACGGAAGTCTTTGCAAACTATCACGCTGCCCTGCGTGAACGCGGCCTGGCCGGGAGAATCCATCTTGGACCGAACGCGCGGCATGAACTCTTTTGGGGCACATGGAATGAAGGGATTGAACGCCAGGTCGATGAAGCCTTGATTCTCCGGGAAGCGTGCTGGTTGGCACAGAATATCCCCCAAGTCCGTTGGATACAGATCGATGACGGTTATGAAACGGACGCTGATACGCACTCCACCCCAGCAGCCAATCTCGGGGGGCATTGGCGCGAGGAGGATGCCTGGTGCCGCCGTCGCTTCCCACGGGGGATGCGTGCCTTGGCGGAGGATATCCGCGCCCTCGGACTGCGTCCGATGATCTGGTTTTCTCCCTCCTGTTCCGTCCACAGTGCGTTGTATCAAAGCCATCCGGAGTACTTCATTCCCAACTCGGTCCTGCATTTCGAGACAAACCTGGTGTTTGCCGATTATTCACGGCAGGAGGTGCGGGACATCACCCGGCGCGCGCTCGATCGGTTGTTTGTCGAATGGGGGTTCGAGGGAATCAAACTGGATTTCTGGACCTACGGTTTCGACCAGACGCGGATGACCTTGTCCGGCCGCCAGGCCACCAACGTCGAATGGATGCAATGGCTCGAGACGGAGATCCGTCAGCGTTTGCCTGCCGATGGGTTGATGCTGAGTTGTTTGGAACCTGCGAATGGCAATCCCTTCCGCAGCCGGGTTTGGGACCAACACCGCATCGGTCCCGACATCGGGGGCGTGGGACCGGAGCTGATGGAAGAAATCGCGGTGTGGACGGCGGCTCTGGTCGGTTTGAAAGAAACCCAGCGGCACTTCTGGATTCCCGAGGCTGATGGGCTTTCGCTTTTCCGGCACAAGGATGTTCCCGACGCCACCTTCCGCCTGTTCACGGCCTTCATGGTGGCCACGGGCACGGCGACCGAACTGGCCGGGAAGTTGAGTGAACAAACCCACGATCCCCGCATGCCGTCGTTTTTGGATGCGGTTGCGCTGGTGCGCTTCGGCCAGCGTGTGAACTGTCCGGGTTACGACTGGACGGAGAATCGGGGTCGTGCACCGCACACGTGGGTGCGGCATGCCGAGGATCTCCAGCGCGTGGTGGCCTTGACGAACTGGGATGCCTGCCCGCGCACGGTCCAAGTCACGGCGGCGGATTTGGATTGCCATCCCGGTGCGGCACTGCGGGAAGTTTTCAGTGGGGCGACTGCTTCTTTGCCGCTCGGGCGGACGATTGGCCCGCACGATGCCGAGCTGTGGACCCTGGTTTGA